Sequence from the Desulfobulbaceae bacterium genome:
TGGTGGCACTGTCACCGGCTCATCAAAGCACATCGCCACCCGGGCGAAGGGTTTGGGCAGCACAGTCCTGTCCCAACTCCGAAAAGTCCAAAAACGATCCACTCCCCAAGCGAAGGGCAAAATCGGCACCCCCGCCTTACTGGCCATGAGAATAACTCCCGGTTGCAGAACCAGAGGCGGCCCCTGTGAACCATCGCCAACAATGGCTGCCCGCCGCCCCTGACGCTTAATCACTGCCAGCATCTCCTTCAAGGCGACAAGTCCTCCCCTGTTTCTCGACCCCCTGACAGTATGATGACCCAACATGGTCAGGGTGCGGGACAGATACTCCGCATCATCACTGGCGCTGACCATAGCCACCCAATCCCGCCCCTCAATCATTTTAATAGCATAAAGAATCGAATAATGCCAGAAACAGGCGATAAAAGGCTTCCCCGAAGCCAACAGTGAATGATAATGCTCAATTCCCTGATGCTGCTCGCGACAGGTGGCAAACAACATCCGAGAGAGTCCGATATAGAGCGGCGGCACTACGGCCAATGAGACATGGTG
This genomic interval carries:
- a CDS encoding DUF374 domain-containing protein; this translates as MAVKGFVHHVSLAVVPPLYIGLSRMLFATCREQHQGIEHYHSLLASGKPFIACFWHYSILYAIKMIEGRDWVAMVSASDDAEYLSRTLTMLGHHTVRGSRNRGGLVALKEMLAVIKRQGRRAAIVGDGSQGPPLVLQPGVILMASKAGVPILPFAWGVDRFWTFRSWDRTVLPKPFARVAMCFDEPVTVPPAMTGQEIEHWRQEVEGRMLTLYTRAWRSFGRKGHMEIEQENS